Genomic segment of Dactylococcopsis salina PCC 8305:
TTAATTTACAAATCATTTGGGATTCCTATATAACAAGATGATCTCATTTGTAAAAAGTAGCTTAACTTACGATCCCCCCTAACCCCCCTTAATAAGGGGGGAATTAAAGGGGGGATCAAATGCAGGAATTTACAACTGATTTAGAATTGCGATATACCATAGGAAACAGAAATTGTTTAACATTGAAAAACAGATTCAGTCAGTAAATTAAATATTGAGGAGTCAACGACCCACCGTTAAACCTCTTGGGGGGTTATAACGGGGGCTTATTGGAGTCCACAAGTTGACCAGCCTAAGCCCTTCGACTTCGCGGACACGCTCGCGTGTCGAAGTGCAGGGCTACGTTTCTAAAGCCATCACACCTCGGAATACGTGCTAGTTCCCTGCTCTGTGGTTAAGCATACGTTACTTTCATGAAAGAAAAAAGGAGAATATGTTGGAAGAGTAGCAGTAAGAACTTCAGGAAGTTTCAACATAAAAACTAAGTCAGGTTTAGTGCAAGGAATTTCCCACAAATACTGTAAATTAGTTCATCAAAAAGATGGATTCGCATACGCAAATTAATTGTAAACATATCAAGTGGAGGACGTGCTTTCCTCTCCCAATAAATCAGAGATTATATTGGGAGTCTCCAGCACGAAGAAAAGATGACTTTAAATCAAACTAAAAATGGTGTCTGGATTTATGACACAACTCTCAGAGATGGTTCACAACAAGAAGGAATTTCCCTCTCTGTAGAAGACAAATTAAAAATTGCCCACAAATTAGACGAATTGGGAATCCCCTTCATTGAGGGAGGATGGCCCGGTGCCAACCCGAAAGATGTTCAGTTTTTCTGGCAATTGAAAGAAGAACCCCTTTCCCAAGCAGAAGTGGTGGCGTTTTGTTCTACTCGTCGCCCTCATAAGTCGGCGGAAAATGATCCGATGCTACAGACGATTTTAGCTGCTGGAACACGCTGGGTGACGATTTTTGGCAAGTCTTGGGATTTGCACGTCACTGAGGGCTTAAAAACCACCTTAGACGAAAATTGTGCGATGATTCGAGACACGATCGCGCTGTTACGATCGAACGGGAGAAAAGTAATCTATGATGCGGAACATTGGTTTGATGGCTATCAATCTAACCCTGAATACGCTCTCAAAACCTTAACTACAGCAGTAGAAGCGGGTGCAGAATGGTTAGTGTTATGTGATACTAATGGTGGCACGCTACCGCAAACCGTCAGTTCGGTTGTGCAAACGGTGGTCAAACATTTAGGAATTAACCCCAATGATGAGCAATCGCCCAAATTAGGGATTCATACTCACAACGACTCAGAAACCGCCGTAGCCAGTTCCTTAGTTGCGGTGGAAAATGGCGCGAGAATGGTACAAGGAACAATCAATGGTTACGGAGAACGTTGTGGTAATGCTAATCTCTGTTCCGTGATTCCGAATCTACAATTAAAACTGAATTACTCCTGTTTAGAATCAGAACAATTAACGAAACTTACGCCAACCAGTCGCATTATTGATGAAATCGTCAACTTTGCCCCTGATCCTCACGCGCCTTATGTGGGACGCTCTGCGTTTGCTCATAAAGGGGGGATTCATGTGTCCGCAGTGGAACGAAATCCTCTCACCTACGAACATATTAACCCGAATGTCATCGGTAATGAACGGCGCATTGTCATTTCAGATCAAGCTGGAATTAGTAACATTGTGGCGAAAGCTCGCGCATTTGGTATTAATTTGGATAGAAAAGACCCTGCTTGTGCTGACATTCTACAACGAACCAAAGAATTAGAAAATCAGGGCTATCAGTTTGAAGTCGCCGAAGCTAGTTTTGAGTTGTTGGTGTATGAGTTATTACAGCAACGTCTGGAAATGTTCCAATTGAAAGGCTTTCAGGTGAACTGTGATATGTTGCGCGGTGAGGAGGCTTTGCTTAGTGATGCGGTGGCGACAATTAAGGTAAGTGTCAATGGTGAGGATATTTTAGAAGCGGCGGAGGGAAATGGTCCGGTTTCGGCGTTAGATGCGGCGTTACGGAAGGCGTTAGTGAAGTTTTATCCCCAAATTGCTGATTTTCATTTAACGGATTACAAGGTGCGAATTTTGGATAGTACCGCCGGAACTGATGCGGTGACAAGAGTTTTGGTAGAATCCAGTGATGGGAAGCGACGCTGGACAACGATCGGGGTTTCTTCTAATATCTTAGATGCCTCTTATCAAGCGGTGGTTGCTGGCATTGAGTATGGTTTATTACAAAGGAAAGGGGAAACCGTTGTAGAGAGTGATTATCGTGTCGGAAACAACGTTGTATGAAAATCGCTGGCGTGCTGGGGAAAGTCTAGCGACGGAGATTGTAACCGCTTTAGAGGGAGTGACCTTATCGGTTAGGGTGTGTGCGCTTCCTCGCGGTGGGATTCCTGTGGCAGCACCGATCGCGCAACGTTTAAACTGTCCTTTAGATGTGTTAGCGGCGAAAAAAATCTCTCTTCCCTCTAATCCTGAGTTAGCATTAGGGGCAGTAACCCCAGATGGAACGACGGTTTGGGCGCAATCTCCCTATTTGAAACGAAAAAATCAGCAGGAGTTGGACAAGGCAAGGGAAAACGCCCTACAAGGCGCGATCGAGCTACAAGAACAGTTTAATCCTTATTGCGCCTCAATGGAGCATCTAGAAAATACAATTATCATTGTTGTGGATGATGGGATCGCTACTGGCATGACCATGATCACGGCTGTCACTTCCTTACGGGAAAAGCAACCGACAGAGATTTGGGTAGCTGCACCCGTCGCACCTCCAGAAACGAAAGTGGAATTTTTAGAACGTTGCGATCGAGTGCTAATTTTGCAAACTCCTGATCCGTTTATGAATGTGGGACGGTTCTACAAGCACTTTCCGCAAGTTTCAACCGTAGAAGCGATTTCTTATCTGAATTAACCGAGCCAGTAATTGTTTATAAATAGTGTTGGGTTTCGCTTCCCTCCACCCAACCTACTTTTTACTGAAAAATTTAGTTAGGATCGATTGAACTTGTTTTTACACCAGGCACCAATTCCTCCCGCCATCATTACACCTAGTATGGTTGTTGGTTCGGGAACAGCTTGGCTGTTGCCTTGATAAACGGTAAAATGAGACAGCCCAGGGGAGGGTTTGCCATTTCCTTTGGCTAGACCTTCTGTATTCCATGATCCGCCTGCTGTGGTTTCGCCGCGACCGAGATAATAAAGACTGTAAGAGGGGCCACCTTTAAGAGCAACCATATAGTCAGAATTAGAGTTTAATCCGTTGAGTGACCAAGTTCCACTGGTATTACCACCACCAACAGAAAGATTACTGTTAGAGCCAGAGTTACTATCGATTTTAGAAAATTGTTGCCAGTCATTAATCCCGAATGAACCACTGAGGTTAGAGTTAGCATCGTTACCGCTAAAAGAACCTAAACAGTTACTTGCTCCGGACAGGTTGTTTGTGGAACACGCTACTGGGTCATCAAAAGAAGGGGGGCCGCCTTTCGCTCTTGCAGGTGATGAGATTAAACTTGTAAGCGCGATCGCACTCACTAATAAAGCCCCCGATTTGAAGACTGTTCTTGATTGCTGATTCATGGTTTTTCCCTCTTATTTTTTCTCTATATGTGATTGAAATCTATATTGTGTTTCTATCATAATCGAAACAATACTTAAGTGCAAGCATATAATCGAAACAATACTTAAGTGCAAGCAAGCATCTCCTACTGGAAGCAGAATAAACCCTGTATCTGAGGTTTCACTACGATCAGAACTTTGTTAAAAAATATTAAGCATCTGGACTGTGTGGGATGGGATAATTAAAGGGACAATATACAGAGCATTTACCATGAATCAAACAGAAAAATTAATCTGGACGGCGGAAAACGAACTAACGGAATATAGCACCGAAGCACGTAAAATTGAGAAACTACGTCGCCAATTTAGCTTTGTTGTTCCCTATCCCCAACAAAAGGCGATTCGTGACCAAATTGAGGCGGAAATGCCGAAA
This window contains:
- a CDS encoding phosphoribosyltransferase encodes the protein MSETTLYENRWRAGESLATEIVTALEGVTLSVRVCALPRGGIPVAAPIAQRLNCPLDVLAAKKISLPSNPELALGAVTPDGTTVWAQSPYLKRKNQQELDKARENALQGAIELQEQFNPYCASMEHLENTIIIVVDDGIATGMTMITAVTSLREKQPTEIWVAAPVAPPETKVEFLERCDRVLILQTPDPFMNVGRFYKHFPQVSTVEAISYLN
- a CDS encoding PEP-CTERM sorting domain-containing protein, whose product is MNQQSRTVFKSGALLVSAIALTSLISSPARAKGGPPSFDDPVACSTNNLSGASNCLGSFSGNDANSNLSGSFGINDWQQFSKIDSNSGSNSNLSVGGGNTSGTWSLNGLNSNSDYMVALKGGPSYSLYYLGRGETTAGGSWNTEGLAKGNGKPSPGLSHFTVYQGNSQAVPEPTTILGVMMAGGIGAWCKNKFNRS
- the cimA gene encoding citramalate synthase; the encoded protein is MTLNQTKNGVWIYDTTLRDGSQQEGISLSVEDKLKIAHKLDELGIPFIEGGWPGANPKDVQFFWQLKEEPLSQAEVVAFCSTRRPHKSAENDPMLQTILAAGTRWVTIFGKSWDLHVTEGLKTTLDENCAMIRDTIALLRSNGRKVIYDAEHWFDGYQSNPEYALKTLTTAVEAGAEWLVLCDTNGGTLPQTVSSVVQTVVKHLGINPNDEQSPKLGIHTHNDSETAVASSLVAVENGARMVQGTINGYGERCGNANLCSVIPNLQLKLNYSCLESEQLTKLTPTSRIIDEIVNFAPDPHAPYVGRSAFAHKGGIHVSAVERNPLTYEHINPNVIGNERRIVISDQAGISNIVAKARAFGINLDRKDPACADILQRTKELENQGYQFEVAEASFELLVYELLQQRLEMFQLKGFQVNCDMLRGEEALLSDAVATIKVSVNGEDILEAAEGNGPVSALDAALRKALVKFYPQIADFHLTDYKVRILDSTAGTDAVTRVLVESSDGKRRWTTIGVSSNILDASYQAVVAGIEYGLLQRKGETVVESDYRVGNNVV